The genomic region CTCCCGTTGCTCCGGCGCCGCCGCCGTGAAGCACGCGGCGCAGTCGACGCACCCGTCGTCCTCGCCGCGGCAGTCCACCGAGCATTCCTCGCACACCGAGTCGTCCGTCACCCGCAGCTCCGTCGGCGAAAACCGCGCCAGGAACCCGAAGACCAGCGAGAATGCGTCGCCATGCCGCAGCCACGCCTCGCGCCCGAACATGAACATGCCCGCCCACATGTACACCGTGTACAGCAGCGCAAACTGCGTGATGCGCCCCGGCAGCGGCGACTCGATGTAGACAATCTCCACCCATGCGAAGACCAGAAAAGCCAGCGCCCCGGGCCAGACCCCAAGCGATGCCGGATACCTCAACCCCATGCCTAGCTCGCCGTCCCCGCTGATGGCCCGGTATGCCCGCTCCGCCCACGCGAACGTCGCGTTCCACGGGTTCATCAGCCGCCAGACGTTTCCGGCAAGTGCTGAGACGTACGCCATCCCCACCCACCAGATGACCCACACCAGCGTCGGGGATATGTTCATCGACGCTTCCGGTGTGCCGGACAACCCCGCGGCAACGGCAAACGACTCCAACGCCGGCCCCCAGGTATTCACCAGACCCGCGGCGATGACCAGCGCCAGCACGCCCACCGAAGCCGCCTGCACCGCCGTCACGACCGCCGGGTGCACCGCGAAGCGGACCGCTCGCCACCGCAAAAGGTTGAAGCGAGGGTACCCACCGCCGCCCTCCGCGCCCCTGACAAAGACCCCCATGATGACGAAGGACAGCGCCACGGCCGCACCCGCGCCGACTACGTACAGGCTCAGCGGCACCGGCAGGTCGTACCGCTCCCCAAAGCCGTGGGCCGCCGCGGGGTAGACGGCCAGCGCCACCCCCACGGCAACCGCGATAATCGAGATCCTGCTGAGTATCCTCACAATGCCCTCGCTCCCACCATGCTAGGGCCTGACCTCAAACCGCCCAAGCTCCGCCTCGACGGTTGCCGCGTCCTCCGCGCCCTCATCGTGCCCGCCCGTGTCGTCCCCGCCCGGCACGGTCACGGTGATTGTATCCTCGACCACGTTGCCGCCGACGGTGTACTCCGAGTGGTTGTTCGCGTTCAGCGTCACGCGGACTGTCCGCTCCCCCGGCTCAACCGGGCTGACGTGGTAGTGCTCGCCGTACGGCCGGCCCACCTTCACGCCGTCCACGTAGACGTGCGCGTGCCCGTTGCCCTGCACGTGCGCGTCGCCCACCTGCTCCGGCGCGAAGGTGAAGTTCGTCGTCGATATCCGCACGTTCAACCCCGCCACCGAGTCCGGCACGGCCTCAACCGACACGCTCATCCCCTCCGGAGCCTCCACCCCTGCCGCATGGTCGGCCTCGTGGTCACCTGACGCCATTCCTGGCGCGGCGTGGTGGATGGTGATGGGGAAACTGCCCGTCGCGTTCGCCGTGAAGATGAACGTCGCCGGATCGCCCGGCTCGATGTTCTCCTCGAAGTCGTAGCCGTGCAGGTGGAAGTTGACCGGCTCGTCGGACCGCACGATCATCGTGACCCTGTCGTCCGCGTTGACCTGCCACCCTGACGTGCTTCCGGCAAGCTGACCTCCCTCCAGCTCGATGTTGATCGTGTGCTCCTGCGGTTCTCCCCCGCCGCCGCATGCGGCCATCGCCAGCGACAACGCCAGCGCGGCCGCCGCCGCCAGGAGCATTCTCATTCGCTTCATTGCTCTCTCCGATTCAACTCTGAGGGCGGCGTCCGCGAGCCCGTCGCCGCCGCCCAAACATTCGATTGCCCAGCGTAAACCCAAAGATCCCCAGCGCCACCACAATGAGCGCAATCAGCGTCAGACTCGCCCCGCCGGCCTCCACCACCGGGACCGCGAAGGTCGCCCGCTCGCTCCCAAGCGCGGAGTCGACGGTCAGCGTGAACTCCCACAGCCCCGCCGTCTCAATTGGCAGGTCCGCCGCGTACCAGAGCGGCCCCTCCAGCGTCCCGTACCCCTCGACCGGCCCCACATCGAGGCCCCCATCGCCGGTGAACGCGCCCTGCATCGTGATCGCGGGGTCCGCGACCGCCGTTTCCTCTCCCGCGGTCGCAAGGAAGATGATGAAGTGCATCGGCCCCGTGACGGGCGTCGTCGACACCGTCAGCCGGTACGCCCCAACCTCTCCCGCGAAGACCTCGCGGCTGCCGACGTGCACCCCGTTCGCGTCCGCCGGCGCCGCCGAGCTCAGCAGCAGCACGACGCCAATCACGACGCCGAGCGTCATGCGCATGCCGAGGACAAGTGCACCGGTCGAGGTCATTCTCCCGCTCTCTCTCAACGCGGCATTCAAGCCGCCTCGAACGCTGTTGCTGCCACTAGCCGTGGTCGTAATCAGAGAGCGGGGCGGGGCGGAGGCGTGTCGATGCCCGGCGTGAACCGCGAGAGCGTGTCGCGCCAGGGGGTTCGAACCAGAATGAAGAGGGCCGGGGCAAGCAACGCCAGCGTGGCCGCCTCGCCCAGCGAGACAAGGTTGAAGACGCTTGCGCCCGTTATGTCATTGGTGGCGGGCACGATCACCACGCCATCCGCCGAGACGGGCATGCCTGCTGCGTGCCCGTGCTGCGTCTCGTGGCCGTGGTCGTGCTCGACGGCGACGCCGCCGGGGAAGAGGTGGCCGTGCTGCGGGTGACGCTCGACGGCGTGGTGGTCCATCGCGGGAGCGAGCGCGGGGAACAGCGCCGCCCACACCACCGCCATGAACAGCGCCGTGAACACGGCGCTCGCGCTGCGGCGCGTGGCAATTCCGGGCAATATCATACCTAGAGAATAGCTGCGGCCCGTCGCAAGCGTCAACGGCCTTGCCCGCCTTTGGGGCGTATGGAACAATTGAAGGCGAGGTGCGCATGCCCAAGCCTGACATGTCCGTCAACATCGCCCCTGGCCATGAGTCCGGCCTGCTCCTCCGTGCCCCCGTCATGATCGCCTGCGGCACCTTTGGGCAGGACGGCTACGGCGATGGCATGCCCCCCGGCAGCGATTGGCAGACCCTTGGCGCCGTCGTCGCCAAGACCGCCACCGTCCGCGAGCGCCTCGGCAACCCCCGCCCGCGCATCGCCCACGGCCGCGCGTGGACCATGAACTCCATCGGCCTCGCGAACCCTGGCATCGACACCGTCCTCCGCGACTACGCCCCCAAGTGGACCGCGTGGCAGGTCCCCGTCATCCTCAGCATCGCCGGCGAGAGCGTCGACGACTTCCACGCCCTCGCCTCAGCCGTCGACGGCACGCCCGGCGTCGCCGCCATCGAGATCAACGTGAGCTGCCCCAACGTCGCCGGCGGCCTCGATTTCGCCCAGAGCCCCGAACTCACCGCCGGCGTCGTCCGAGCCGTCGTCGGCGCAACGTCCCTGCCCGTCATCGCCAAGCTCTCGCCCAACGTCGCCGACATCGTCCCCATCGCCCAGGCCGCCGAGACCGCGGGCGCCCACGCCCTCACCCTCACCAACACCCTCATCGGCATGGCCCTTGACCGCGATACCGGCGGCTCCGTCCTCGGCGCCGTCACCGGCGGCGTCTCCGGCCCCGCCCTCAAGCCCATAACCCTCGCGATGGTCTACAGGACCTACCGCGCCGTCGGCATCCCCATCATCGGCGTCGGCGGCATCGAGTCGACCGATGATGCCCTCGACTACCTCCACGCCGGCGCGGCGGCGGTCCAGGTCGGCACGGCGAACTTCACCAACCCGCGCGCCCCCGTCGAGGTCCAGTCTGGCCTTGAGCGCCGCCTCGCCCGCCGCAGGCTCGCGTCTGTCTCCGCCCTGACCGGCCTCGCCCACCGCGATGCCCCTTCCCCCGC from Chloroflexota bacterium harbors:
- a CDS encoding dihydroorotate dehydrogenase, translated to MPKPDMSVNIAPGHESGLLLRAPVMIACGTFGQDGYGDGMPPGSDWQTLGAVVAKTATVRERLGNPRPRIAHGRAWTMNSIGLANPGIDTVLRDYAPKWTAWQVPVILSIAGESVDDFHALASAVDGTPGVAAIEINVSCPNVAGGLDFAQSPELTAGVVRAVVGATSLPVIAKLSPNVADIVPIAQAAETAGAHALTLTNTLIGMALDRDTGGSVLGAVTGGVSGPALKPITLAMVYRTYRAVGIPIIGVGGIESTDDALDYLHAGAAAVQVGTANFTNPRAPVEVQSGLERRLARRRLASVSALTGLAHRDAPSPAQAPVQA